The Excalfactoria chinensis isolate bCotChi1 chromosome 28, bCotChi1.hap2, whole genome shotgun sequence genome includes a window with the following:
- the ORMDL2 gene encoding ORM1-like protein 2, with protein MNVGVAHSEVNPNTRVMSSRGIWLAYVISVALLHVVLLSIPFFSIPVVWTLTNVIHNLVMYLLLHTVKGTPFETPDQGKDRLLTHWEQIDYGMQCTSSRKFLSISPVVLYLLTSFYTKYDPAHFMINTASLLSVLLPKLPQFHGVRVFGINKY; from the exons ATGAACGTCGGCGTGGCTCACAGCGAGGTGAACCCCAACACGAGGGTGATGAGCAGCCGCGGGATCTGGCTGGCCTACGTCATCTCGGTGGCGCTGCTCCACGTCGTCCTGCTCAGCATCCCGTTCTTCAGCATCCCGGTGGTTTGGACGCTCACCAACGTCATCCACAACCTG GTCATGTATCTGCTGTTGCACACGGTGAAAGGAACGCCTTTTGAAACCCCAGACCAAGGCAAGGATCGCCTCCTGACACACTGGGAGCAGATTGACTATGGGATGCAGTGCACCTCCTCACGCAAGTTCCTCAGCATCTCCCCCGTTGTGCT TTACCTCCTCACCAGCTTCTACACCAAGTACGACCCAGCGCACTTCATGATCAACACCGCCTCCCTGCTCAGCGTCCTGCTGCCCAAGCTGCCCCAGTTCCACGGCGTCAGGGTCTTTGGCATCAACAAATACTGA